A genomic region of Runella rosea contains the following coding sequences:
- the lpxK gene encoding tetraacyldisaccharide 4'-kinase: protein MLRKLSNVLRWILWPISVLYGIVTYIRNYLYNNELKKIYLSELYTINIGNLTVGGTGKTPHIEYLQQLLSHNWKISVLSRGYGRKTTGYREVRDQSTALEVGDEPLQFYHKFGHQTPVFVCEKRVEGILRIEKEKPNTQIILLDDAFQHRAIRPHLNLLLTDYRRLFYQDYVLPMGLLREFRLGAKRANAVIVTKCPQQLSETDKNEIVRQIQKFTLPSTPVFFSTFRYGTPVPYFNHLPLLIDNQPISLISGIAQPLLFEEAASAIYKVIGHNALGDHHNYSEEDVWTFAKMAQKSPILTTEKDWVKLFPLLEKMGLQEAQFYYWPIQVGFDSPTFDQYILNEVAKQSRV, encoded by the coding sequence ATGTTAAGAAAGTTATCAAACGTATTGCGATGGATACTGTGGCCCATTAGCGTCCTATATGGTATCGTTACCTATATTCGTAATTATTTGTATAACAACGAATTAAAAAAAATATACCTATCAGAATTATACACCATTAATATTGGAAATTTAACAGTCGGTGGTACGGGTAAAACGCCTCATATTGAGTACTTACAACAACTTTTAAGCCATAATTGGAAAATATCCGTTTTGAGCAGAGGATACGGAAGAAAAACGACGGGTTACCGAGAAGTGAGGGACCAATCTACCGCGCTGGAAGTGGGTGACGAGCCTTTACAATTTTACCACAAATTCGGTCATCAAACACCCGTCTTCGTTTGTGAAAAACGGGTTGAAGGAATTCTGAGAATTGAAAAAGAAAAACCGAATACCCAAATCATTCTGCTGGATGATGCCTTTCAACACCGCGCCATACGCCCTCACCTCAACCTCTTATTGACCGACTATCGGCGGCTATTTTACCAAGATTATGTGCTCCCGATGGGTCTATTGCGGGAATTCAGGCTGGGAGCCAAGCGCGCCAACGCCGTTATCGTCACAAAATGCCCACAGCAACTATCCGAAACGGACAAAAATGAAATCGTACGTCAAATTCAGAAATTTACCTTGCCCTCTACCCCAGTATTTTTTTCGACTTTTAGGTACGGAACGCCCGTCCCTTACTTCAACCACTTACCATTATTGATTGATAATCAACCAATAAGCTTAATTTCTGGGATTGCGCAACCCCTATTATTTGAAGAAGCTGCCTCGGCTATTTATAAAGTAATAGGGCACAATGCACTCGGCGACCACCACAATTACAGCGAAGAAGACGTCTGGACGTTTGCAAAAATGGCGCAGAAATCCCCTATTTTAACGACTGAAAAAGATTGGGTGAAGCTTTTTCCCTTGCTTGAAAAAATGGGATTACAGGAAGCGCAATTTTACTACTGGCCCATTCAGGTTGGCTTTGATTCACCCACATTTGACCAGTATATCCTTAACGAAGTAGCGAAACAGTCCCGCGTTTAA
- a CDS encoding o-succinylbenzoate synthase — protein MPLQVHYQPYKLNFRFAAGTSRGILTEKTSWLIKIYDDDIPSVIGIGECGPLSGLSIDDRPDFEDMLQSICQEFNKLDLEIYSWNIPIILEQLIGSQWPSLRFGFESAMLDYLNGGKRVLFDNAFVNQQKRIPINGLVWMGSHEAMLQQVEEKIADGFTTIKLKIGAIDFDEECAILAYIRRHFSAQEITLRVDANGAFTAATVYDKLNKLAEYDLHSIEQPIQPKQRELMAELCEKSPVPIALDEELIGTFDYAEKRRLLKQLKPKYIVLKPTLLGGFELTREWIETAQRLDIGWWITSALESNIGLNAISQFTAEFDNALPQGLGTGQLYHNNIPSPLMINQGHLHYDLLQPWDFGVLNSSRISSTA, from the coding sequence ATGCCCTTACAAGTTCACTATCAGCCTTATAAACTGAATTTTCGGTTTGCCGCCGGTACTTCCAGGGGTATCTTGACAGAAAAAACGTCCTGGTTAATCAAAATATATGATGATGACATTCCTTCCGTTATTGGCATCGGGGAGTGCGGGCCGTTGAGTGGACTGAGCATTGACGATCGACCTGATTTTGAGGATATGCTGCAAAGCATTTGTCAAGAATTCAATAAATTGGATCTTGAAATTTACAGTTGGAATATCCCCATTATTCTTGAACAATTAATCGGCAGTCAGTGGCCGTCCCTTCGTTTTGGGTTTGAGTCAGCCATGCTTGATTACCTCAATGGGGGTAAAAGAGTGCTGTTTGATAATGCTTTTGTCAATCAGCAAAAAAGAATTCCGATCAACGGCCTTGTGTGGATGGGGAGCCATGAGGCGATGCTCCAGCAAGTGGAAGAAAAAATTGCCGATGGATTCACCACCATCAAACTGAAAATCGGTGCGATTGACTTTGATGAGGAATGCGCCATCTTAGCCTACATCCGTCGTCATTTTTCTGCTCAGGAAATTACCCTCAGGGTGGATGCCAATGGCGCGTTTACGGCCGCAACGGTGTATGACAAGCTGAATAAATTGGCAGAATATGACCTGCATTCGATTGAACAGCCCATTCAGCCCAAACAAAGGGAGTTGATGGCCGAACTGTGCGAAAAGTCACCCGTTCCAATTGCCTTGGATGAAGAGCTTATCGGAACCTTCGACTACGCCGAAAAAAGACGCTTATTGAAGCAGCTAAAACCAAAATATATTGTTCTAAAGCCAACCCTCCTCGGAGGATTTGAGTTGACTCGTGAATGGATAGAAACGGCCCAACGGCTCGATATTGGTTGGTGGATTACCTCCGCGCTCGAATCAAATATCGGATTGAATGCCATTTCGCAATTTACGGCTGAGTTTGATAATGCTCTCCCGCAAGGATTAGGCACAGGCCAGTTATACCATAATAATATTCCAAGTCCGTTAATGATTAATCAGGGACACCTCCATTATGATCTCCTCCAACCTTGGGACTTCGGAGTGTTGAATTCCAGCCGTATTTCTTCAACGGCCTAG